ACAACTAAATTTAAAAGGTATATTATGAGTTGGCCATGTTATCAGTGCTTTCTGAGCTTAATACATGAAATGGAGGTGGGAATGTTATTGAGGCTTTCTGAGCTTAGCACGTCAAATTTACTTCCATTTCCAGAATTGGAGTTGCATTCTAATTATCACGTTGCAATCATGTCAAATATTATGGACAGGCTCTTTCTGATCCGTAATTAGCTATCAACATGCCTGTTGTGTTAAGTTAGTAAtaagatttattttctttatgcgTGGCTACAAATTGTAATTGCCTCATTTATTATAAAATGCAGTCAAAGCGTCTTCCAAACAAGGATACAAGTTCAGTGTCTCTGAGGCTGTCAGGGTTTTCTCACAGTTCTTGGATAAGTGAAATGCAACAAGCTTCGGACAAGTCTATAATAATTAGTGAAATTCTAGATTCTAGGACCAGAAACTTGGTGTCAGTTTCCAGAATCAGTGACTATGTACTATCAAATGAGCTGGTTAGCATGGCACTAGCGATGGTGGCTGAAGACAAACAAATCAATCGGGTGCTCGAGGAACTTTTTGCAGAGGAGGTGAGAGTTTTCTCTCCATCtggcaacttttctttttcaattctaacggaagatttcaatttgatttttaatattgacAACATCATCCAAATGTTGCTTAATTCCTGTCGATTGCAAATAAACTTGCATCAAGCCCACTCAACTATGATTCTTTAGTATGAAAACAAATGGAAGTTTCGCCATTTTGTCTTTGTTTAGCATcccccttcttctcttttgattGTCATGGTAtacatcaaaatgtttagacaatTATTAACATATGACAAACTCTCCTTCCTGAAAAGTGATTCCATTGGGTGCTGACTGATGAATTTGAGTTAAGTTTCATTAACAAAATGCTTACATGATGACATGTTCCTGTGTATACTGATGAGATATTTTTTACTCAGGGAAACGAAATGTGTATCAAACCAGCAGAGTTTTATTCATTTGACCAGGAGGAGCTATCCTTTTATGATATAATGATCAGGGGCCGTCAGAGGCAAGAGATCATCATAGGCTATCGCCTTGCAAATGCAGAGCGTGCTATAATTAATCCTTCTGAGAAGTCACAACCAAGGAAATGGTCTGTTGATGATGTATTTGTTGTTATCTCCTCCAATGAATGAAAAGGAACAGAGATTCTTGAGCAATCATCACAATGCATTTTCTTGATCTGGCTGACcatcaattttttattgttgGAACTTTGCCAACTGAGAAAACTCTCTAGTTCTTCGGTTAATCACAAAGATTGATATCAAAGACTGAGAAGTGACTGCATTCAACAGACAGGAGTAATTTGCTGCTAGAACGCATTGCACTTTCCAGTTGGAAGGAAGTTGAATCTTCACTGTTTCATTTCGCTGACATGATGAGGGATTTAGCATGGCTAACTGGAGGAGGCTGAGGCAGATGGAATCACTGTAATGTGAGGAGTAGATTCGGGGGGTGAATTAAGGGGAGGAGTTCCCCATTTGATGGTCTTCTGCCCCTTCTCTCCGTAGTTTAGATATTGGGATGAGTAAAATTTTGGCCCTTACTGATTTAGTAGGGAACAAACCATTGTATCTCAGGAATCTTCACCATATAGTCATGTTGGGTCGTTGAGAAATTGTAAAGCAAATAAAGGTGCTTCAGATGCCATTTTTGTTCCTTAGAACAAGGAGATGTGACAGTGATAGAATGCTTATATAGTTGACATGTTACTTAAATGTATCATTCAACCATCTGGTAGTGATAATCATGCGCATAGTTTTCCATGCTGGACAAGTTTCCTTTATCCTTCCACTTCCTCCTTGGAGTGTGATACAAGTCAATTAAAGCCTTCGACACCTATAGAGCTCAATACCTTCTTTTCAGCAGCATCCTGATTCGCCTGTCAACTGAACTAAAAGAAGTAAAATCTGAGTTCCATTTTCCAGGAATCTGCAGCTTGTGCTACGCGGATCTGTCCCTGACGCGTCTGTGGTCTCCTCGCCATGTACTTCTTGGATGAAGCACCTCACAAACTGATCTCCAAGATTCGCCATTTATGATgcattatattttatatttagatGTCCCCGATTTAATTATAGGCAAACTTGTAATTGGCATCTAGCCCTAAAATCTTTATGCTCATAATTACGTGTCAGAATTTGCAAGTATGACAGTTCAATAGTTCAGTTCATCAGGTCTTATACGCTTTAGCATGACACAACACTGTAATGATGGCAAAGTCCAAGATTTACCCCTTTTTAAGGCCAGCTAATTTCACGACTCCGTTTTTGGTCTCTGCGCCTTCGAACAACAAATATGAGATCATAAAAGATACATCAATTTATGGCATGCCCAGTATACttagataaagaaaaattatctaaatcgTCGTAAATTCCGATATAAGATCTAGCCACTAATTTAAGCGAAAAATTAATCACTCAATGGCATGTAGCGGATTGGATGATGTCCCCATAAATGCACTCCATAGACGTCTTCAAGCACGGACACATAAGGCCTATTTGTTAATAGGCTAAATAGTAAccgtttctattattttgttatcgagaatagatttggaacataaatttatttgataaattttttgttcccaagaaaagatttggaacaaaatgaagaagtatgaaaaaattgtttctttattcttgaaaacaaattcCAGAATTAAGcccaatctatttttttttctctttgcttttcttcttttctccatctctcttcttcttcctcctagcCGGTCACTAGCCATTGCTAGCCACCATCAACAATCGTCGGCCTCTGTTGCCACTGGCAACTAGAGGTGAGTATCGGTTTAGGGTCAACTCTGGACCGACCCAACTCTGTCGATCCTAGTTCGATTCCCAGGAAGACTGGGTCGATCCTTGGTTTTGAGATCCCTAGACCAACATTGTGTTGGTTGGTCCTTGGTTCTAGGAGTTTAGTGTTGGTCCAATTTGGaccatacatacatacatacatatttctaatataatatttataaagcTTTTACATATGGTGTTACAAGTATTATTGATAGATGATTACATGAACTTCCCATTTTATCCCATACCTTCATGAGCGGTCTTAAtcgtttttataatttcttactTTTAGTTGGTATTGAATTTCTATTGTTGCATTGtcttaaatttgttgaatatgtaTTGATATTTATAGTTTGGTTGCGCAACACCACATTGTCGATAGATATATAATTTGAATTGGTAAATTTGCCTTttcaaagagtacaaaaaatgaaataaaaaagttattgaTTGGTCCCGAGTTGGAACTGAAACCAGATCGAACCTATTGGGTCGGTCCGATCCTCAGTTCCCAACTTAATAGGGTTAGTCCTTGAtccaaaaaattgagaaccaacaATGTACGAGTCAGTCCTAGAGTTAGGGGTGGATGGGCTCAACCCGAACCATGTTCACTCCTATTGGTGACCGGCCAcataagaggaagaagaagagaaaaggaaaaggaaaatatatataataaagtattaaaaatcaaaagaaacaaaaaaaaaaaattaagaatcttaccaaatacatttctaTTATGTGAATAAAAATGttagatagttaccaaacgtcttgaaatacttagaaattattcatggaaacataataaaaaataatcatttctaaatagaaattatttttgagaacaTAATAATTATCAAACGCACCAATAATCAACTCCTAATGTTGTGTTTGTGCCGTCTAGTCTACGCCTCATGGAACTACTGAAAAGTCCCAAATTCATGGAAATTGCGTGCATATAACATAAGATTTGACTTGGGGGAGTCAATCTTTTAGTTTGGGCACGTGCTTTCTACCATCAAAAGAGTATTGTCTAAATATACAGACTTATTTATAACTATATGGATGAGGGCTTAACCTTAATTATCATCACATTACTTTAAACCGCGTATTCTAGAAATTCTAGAGTCGTGGCCGGTGGACGAAATTGAATTTCCTTATGGAGATATATCCAACGTGAGAAACTGAGGCGAGCCTTCCTTTTTGACGTTTTCTACGCCAGACCGCGCTTGGCGTGCAAGATTGGCAACataagtcctttttttttttttgtttgactaGCGACATAAGTTGGCCTGCTCCTTCTGTGCCAAACATAGGCCCCAACCTTCCTTAATTTGTTTTTGTGGGAAACGAGAATGACGTCGACTTTAAGCTCAGCACAACGAACGCAGAAAGCCTAAGCTTGTAGCTGTGTATATATGCCCCACGAAGCTGCAGACTGTATATTCAAGAACCCCGAATTCTGTTTCGCAATTCCTATCTCAGCTAAGACGATGACTAGTGCTGCTTTCGGTTTTCACAATCCAGATGCTCTCCCGATAACTTGGTTATCGTGCAATCGACCGCGACCACCTTTGTTTTCCGCCTGCAGCTTCCACAACGGAGGATTGTAGAGACTGCTTTGCATCCCATGAAACAGGAACGACGAGGTCAAAAGAAACATCCGAATGGCTCTTCCTAGGGATGTTAAGAGCGAGCTGTTCTAAGGCCGTCATGAGTGGAGATGCACTCATTGTCACAGTGCCTATCTAATGACGCCCGACCAGACAGCTTATTGGCAGGATATCCATTGTGATCTCCAGTTGATTCTTTCCAAGTTTCTGCCGCCCGGCTTAGTCCTCTTAATTCATTGGTTGACGTTCGCTTTCTTAAAGACTGGGACAGCTTCATTTTCGCTTTAACTTGAAAAAGGCAAAAACGAAAGGCCCTTTAGAGCCTCGTTTGCTATAAGCTCTGCTTTTTACAAGAAAGACTCTGCTTTACTAATTTCACCAAAACGTGCGTACCGGTCTCATAGACCAGCAGCTGATGAGCATAAATTTTCATGTGCAAAACGTACGCACATGTTCGAGCAGATGCAATTGCTCCCGGCCTGAATTCCGGCTTGCTAAACACCTGATTTTCTTGCCCCAAGTTTGATGACTCCCGTGAATCAGAGTAATAGAAAGAAATAAGTCAAAACAGTAAAAGAACCGATTGTCtattaattttcttgttaatGGCTACGAATGCTTTCATTTGTCTTATCAGACAATTTCTGGCTTCTTATTTATGACAAAAACTGATAAATCAATGAGGAAACGAGAGCGAGGGGACTAATTTGATACAAACTACAACCTCCCCtctgaattaaaaaagaacaaggACACCAGACTCAAATCAAGTGATTGACCAGATCAGATCAGATCACACCACATCGCCTGATGAACATAGCAATGAGTGATCTCACTTTTCCGACGTGATGGGATACCCGATTCCGTGCCTTCTTGTGGGAAAAACAACAAAGAGCAAGCTGCAGATGAGGCCAATTCCAACCGGAACAATGTCCAGAACCTCCTGTGTCTGATGTCCAGCTGCCGGGTACAAGCAGCTCACCACGTTCTTGTCCCTCAGGGCCACCGCTCCGAACACCAACATCGACAGCAGCGCGTGGACCCAATCTATGAACCCCCGTTTGTACTTGCTCAAATCGGGCAGGCTCGTACTCGGGACGGtcgtgtcgaagatgtacaatccTTTGGCCGTCGCGAATCCATAGAAGACCCGGCCATCGGACGACCTGACGCTGTCGGTGAAACTCGCGACAAAGCAGGAGACGGAGAGCAGGACGAGGAGGATGATGGTGAGCGGGCGCGTGGCGGAGTCGCACGAGCCGTTGTTGGTGAAGACCGGCATCAGGAGCTGGAAGGCCAAGAGGGTACCCGTCGGGAGGAGGTTGGCCAAGTTGGCGGTGCCGATGAGGGTCTGGGATATGGCTCGCTGCGAGAAGGAAGACGGCCGCTGGAGGCTCTTGGGCATCTCCGGCTCATGGtcgctgccgctgccgctgctGTTGGAAGCTTCGCTGGCGACCGGCGCAGATGGCCGCTTGGCGGACGCAGTCCTTGTTCTCAACTCAGACATCTTCGAAGCAAATACACGATGGACAGCGGGTCAGACAAGCGTTTGCGGGGCTGGGCGACGATGGCGGAGGAGAGATACAAAGAAGAAGTTTGGCTGATGAAGATGGTGTGAGCGTGTGGGATTGTGAAAATGAGGTGGTAAGGAGATAGGTAGGTACGTTTTATATATCAATTTCTAGGCTGAAGAGGACAGAGTAGGGTGGAAGAATGCGATGAGGATTAGGTAGGGACTCCATGGGAACTTATATTCAAAGGGAGGGAGGTGCTTCCATGGAGGAGGTTCCTCGttgaataaaatagaaaagtacgAATTTGAAAAGGATAGTCTTTGAACGAATCAGGGACACGGGAGACATGTGCGTGAAGTTACCTCGTTCTTTGTTCCAACATGCGTGGCAGATGAAGACCGGGCTGGTCCGTTGACTTTTCTCGTTTCGTTTTACTTGTTCAATGCGTGTCGCGGCGTTCAACGATTGCTTGGTCTGGCTTCCGACTTTCTGCACAAGTAAATGACGATACCGTGTGGGCTTTTTCGAGGGCCTCTTTAGGGCCCATCACCTAATCTTCGCTAGGCCCAGCCCCCAAACCGGAGCGAAACGGCGTCGGCTGACTTAACTGGAGGCCGAGTCCCTGGTACCTGTTCttttcgctctctctctctctctctctctctctctctctgtgtcccTCTCTCGAGGAACAGGAACCTCCTTCAGGATTTGCAGGAGCCTGTGGAATCTATATTCTACTGATGTTTGAGTAAGGCTGAAGTTGATCTTGTATCGTCGAATTTCAGTTTTGGTTGGTTAATACGGTTGTTATTTTCCTGTTTCTTGGCGGACCCACCAACATTCGAGGTTTACGATGATTTATCTGTGAACCCCTTAGGGGGGGAATTGGGCTGATTCCCACGAACCCACCATTCGTTGTACTGATTTACATGAACCGAACCCATCTTTTCGTTCTGATTTcgtcttcttgttcttgtttttcaGTTTCATTCTCCGTCATATGCATATGAAAGTTCTTAACTTTTTCCTGTTTAATTGTCTCCAattcgcttcttcttcttcttcttcttcttcttcttcttcttctggtccTTTCTTTCAGCTGTGAGGTTTTCTATTCGCCTTTCTCTTTCAATGCTAGAATGTCTGCAGAGCCGCTTTTGAAAATATGCTTGATGCTTTTTCATTATCCAGGTCTTCTGCTCGCCAAATTGTTGACGGGTGACCGCCTCTGGCTCTGCGTGTAGTCCTTATTCAGTTGAAGTAGCTGATAAAGTAAGGGGAAGGAGAGCGGTAGTAGTGAACCCGCTTGCTTGCTTGTCAGAGCTTTTCCAAAGGTCGAAAATCACTATAACATGAAGCGCAAGCGTGGGCACAGGAAAGGCAAGCCTAAAAGCTCTGTTGCGGTGGCTGCAAATGATGCATCTAAACCTAATGAAGGCAATCTCGGCATGGAGGAAGTCAATCCCGAGGGACATGAGTCCGAAATGGAAGCCGATACGCCTTCTTCATCAGGGACCGATCAACCGTGCAATGTTGCAAATATTAACCCAGATGGATCCATTGATAGGACGATGGGGAGATCAGTGGGGCATGTCAAACTCAAGCTCAAGACTTCAAGAAATTTGGAATCGCAAGGCGCTTCTTCGGATGCACCCTCTCGCAGTGATACTGACAAGAGTAGCCAGCAGGGCTTAGAGAAACAGGGTGCAGTCTCTGAGAAAATGGACGACAGTGCCAACTCATTTCCCGAAACAATAGCATCTCTTTTCCCTGCTAATCCTGCAAAGAAAGCTGGAAGCATCAAAATTAAGACTTCAAGGGCTTTAGTTTCCTCTGGCAGTCAGACAAGTAATACTAATGCTGTAGTAGGGGAAAGCGAGAGTTCACATCAGAAGGAGCCAAGAGCACTGGATCGACGCTCCCAGTACAATAAGGAAGAGTTAGATGCTGCGTTGATGGTAATAGATGATTGAGGGACCTGCATAAATCTTTAGATATCCAAgttctcctttttgttttagtttttgcGGGATAGAGGGGAGAaagtgttttttcttctttttcttttttccttggatGTGATTTTTGCGCATAAATGTTTCAGGTCATCAAGAAGGTAATGAAAATGGATGCTGCAGAACCTTTCAACATTCCTGTGGATCCTGTTGCTTTGCAAATACCTGTAAGTATTATATGCAGTTTCCAGGGGTCAATTGTTGATTGTTCTGGGAAAGCGAAGTGTTCTTAGAGGCCGCATCATGTAATCTAGTTTCTTGAATTGCTGTAATGCACCAATCTTTTCTAGTTCTATGTTAGATTGTTgcacccaccaaaaaaaaagaaaaaagaaagaatactATGAAGGGAAGGGAGAATCACTTGGCTAGATGCTTGTTTCTGCTGTGCTCCATCCATTCGGTCTGTCTAATTAAATTTTCCTGCATTGCATTTGCTGGGGGACTGTTTTGGTCCAGGACTATTTTGATGTCATTGATACTCCAATGGACTTTGGAACAATATGCAGCAATCTGGAAAATGGTGTTAAATATCTTGATTCTGCGGCCGTTTTTAAGGATGTACAGTACATTTGGGGGAACTGTTACAAGTACAACAATAAGGGTGACTACATCCTGGATTTAATGAGGCGGGTGAAGAAAAATTTTATGAAGTATTGGACTGCAGCTGGTTTATACACTGAACAAGGCAAAGGAAGTAATGGTCAGTTCACTTTTTCTCTTTGTAATAGCTAATATTGAACCACGTAGTTTTTCTATGAAAACTTAATCTCTCTTTCATTAAAACTGTTAATGTCTTTTGGTAAACGAGTTTCACTTTATCCTTGCAATTTGCATTTTTGGGAATGATGTCTAATTGAATCTGTTGTGTGATTTTTATGAGTATCAACCTAATCATGAATGAGGTAAGATATTCTTTCGAACCCATATTTTCTAATGACTGGCAAGTTAACCGTCTTGGGACCTTTCAACTCCTCCTTTTGTCTCTTCACTTCCTTTAAAAAGGTAGGGGGCTGGTTTTGCAAGGTGACAGGGCACCCTGATCTGGCgaaagagattttttttcaattgtgttcTATTCACCAACGAAAGAAGAAcagaaaacagaaaacagcaTAAGGGCTACTTTAGTTCCATGATTCTGCAGACATTGACGACTCTATTATTAGTCTACCACGAAAGAAACAGCAGACGGTAGTGGATCAGTGTTTTGACATGGCTCTCTAGTTCTTGGTCTTTGGGTTGCACATGcctgtttcttttatttatgcCCTGCTTGTCTTTCATGGTCGATGCCTAAGTATTTTTGGTGCCCATTTGAATGTTAGTATGTACATTGTTCTTGTTATTGTAGTTTTTTAGCTCTATATAGCCTTCACCATTGCTTGCCTTCATTGTTTGCCGATATCATGTGCTAGATGACACAAAAGTTCATTTTTTACAGTgaacttttgtcatttgttttaATTTCAGATGGTGAAATCCAGCAAGGTGATATGTCTAGCCAAGGAAAGGGACaaacaaaagttggtaaaaACAAATCGAAAAAACGTAATGGGTATGTttgttatttcttcttcttcacatacTACAAATTTTGGTGAAACGAGCAAGACCAAAATCCTAAAGTTGTATTGATACATGACACAATACACTATCGTTGTGGAAGGGAACTCCACTTTTACATGATTCAGTGTCCCATAGCCAATAAggacaaaaaatcagaatataGTCGGCTGGCCTTCTTAGtttgaattgcaaaatttttctttcccacTTGCTAGCGGCTATTGTATGCCAATCTATCTTTCCTTTTGATTCTATTGGTACTCAGTGCATTTCCTTAGATAGAAGACATGCAATATTTTTGCTGTGGCACTCTAGGTTATACAATGGTGGATCTTGGAATTTCTAACTTTTTTTCAAGCCCTGAAAAATCAAACCGATAGTTACCCTGCAAGCCTATTCTTTGTGTTTCAATATAATGATCATTTTATTAGCTGCGCTGATGATTTTCCCATGAGATGGTAGCTTATTCTGGGAAGGAGAATGTATTTGATGTCACCAGCTAGTAAAGGAAGTTTTTGATATGAGGAAAAAGTAGTTTCAAAGAGGGTGAGAACACGTAAAGGTTTTCTCTTGTAGCAGGGTTATAGTAAATATTCTTGTCTGACTCTGGTTTAAAAATTGAAGATAGAATCTGTAAGCACTGGCTT
Above is a window of Eucalyptus grandis isolate ANBG69807.140 chromosome 9, ASM1654582v1, whole genome shotgun sequence DNA encoding:
- the LOC104419998 gene encoding protein DMP3 codes for the protein MSELRTRTASAKRPSAPVASEASNSSGSGSDHEPEMPKSLQRPSSFSQRAISQTLIGTANLANLLPTGTLLAFQLLMPVFTNNGSCDSATRPLTIILLVLLSVSCFVASFTDSVRSSDGRVFYGFATAKGLYIFDTTVPSTSLPDLSKYKRGFIDWVHALLSMLVFGAVALRDKNVVSCLYPAAGHQTQEVLDIVPVGIGLICSLLFVVFPTRRHGIGYPITSEK
- the LOC104419999 gene encoding bromodomain testis-specific protein, coding for MKRKRGHRKGKPKSSVAVAANDASKPNEGNLGMEEVNPEGHESEMEADTPSSSGTDQPCNVANINPDGSIDRTMGRSVGHVKLKLKTSRNLESQGASSDAPSRSDTDKSSQQGLEKQGAVSEKMDDSANSFPETIASLFPANPAKKAGSIKIKTSRALVSSGSQTSNTNAVVGESESSHQKEPRALDRRSQYNKEELDAALMVIKKVMKMDAAEPFNIPVDPVALQIPDYFDVIDTPMDFGTICSNLENGVKYLDSAAVFKDVQYIWGNCYKYNNKGDYILDLMRRVKKNFMKYWTAAGLYTEQGKGSNDGEIQQGDMSSQGKGQTKVGKNKSKKRNGMRRHKNDCVCAICGLKRRRKEREEKERMARGQTGVGDELKQEDTSLVESPVAEDPSSDADDSLDHDADIEQEEKGEEVKLELPQQQNSPQPEKDNDTDEEEGENDMEIQKDIETQTPEQPQSSKSLGEDPTTSQTKVELSGGPVDSMLKDNIGDGHEETAPVQLLKQKEMERSQKALVYENFCENPMLLSLCGTLFPKKLDSVWSGPHSLVPRPRDARTSLHAAVESLMK